In Carya illinoinensis cultivar Pawnee chromosome 9, C.illinoinensisPawnee_v1, whole genome shotgun sequence, the following are encoded in one genomic region:
- the LOC122275634 gene encoding S-linalool synthase-like, with product MDLSQSSIQSQVNMIKEKMFSTHAPQYSFVSPSAYDTAWLAMIPDPTKPLGQPTCMFKNCLDWVLCNQNEQGFWGECDAHGMPTIDCLPSTLACIVALKKWNTGGESIKKGLAFVHANTEKLIREMNKQYCDRWFAIVFPAMVELANTVVGEQLVFPYSSIGVVSELLKKRQQILEKEKLVDVHQNSPLLAYLEALPASYDIDEDVILNQLSNDGSLFQSPSATARAFMATGSKECMAYLVSLVQGYDNGVPRTYPMDEDLINLCVVNQLVRLGIAEHFFLEIEEILAQVYRNYLNQEAWPKINSDVAAQLFKNSLAFRLLRMHGYSVSSDMFCWFLNHEDIRVQIENNPEYFSNALLNVYRATDLMFSGEHDLQEARSFSKQILEKILSLGTRDQTHLSSPNLRQRVIEHELSLPWFARLDHLEHRMWIEENYSNFLWMGKASTERFPCSHNSALVRLARQNYELRQSIYQNELEALKRWSKEWGLTDMGFGREKTTYCYFAIATSSSLPFDSNIRMMVAKSAIVITVADDFYDTEGSLIELKGLTNAVQRWDAKGLSGHSKVIFDALDNLVTEISAEYFQEEGRDVTSKLRDIWYETFLSWFTESMWSKTGCIPSVDEYLETGMTSIATHTLVLPASFFLDPSFPNSKLGPPQYENITKLLMIIARLLNDTQSYQKEKEQGKANFVSLYLKENPEADIEESIAYVRDILDEKKKEFLKQVLMDGFSDFSKPCKYLHLSCLKVFQMFFNSANRYDSNIEMLQDINKAIYIPLEVGKEKQPLKPNLKPDLKPLKPIPLYSGATSDKLKINSQYFNRPSSKHWMKGSFATQQVSRLQLASRVRFWGVSTPQKVRFCFT from the exons ATGGATTTATCACAATCTTCAATCCAATCTCAAGTTAATATGATCAAGGAAAAGATGTTCTCAACTCATGCTCCCCAGTACTCCTTCGTTTCTCCTTCTGCTTATGATACCGCATGGCTAGCCATGATACCTGATCCAACCAAACCTTTAGGCCAACCCACATGCATGTTCAAGAATTGCTTGGACTGGGTGCTTTGCAACCAGAACGAACAAGGTTTTTGGGGAGAGTGTGATGCCCATGGCATGCCCACCATTGATTGCCTTCCTTCAACCCTTGCTTGTATAGTTGCACTCAAAAAGTGGAATACTGGAGGCGAAAGTATCAAGAAAG GATTGGCCTTCGTCCATGCAAACACGGAGAAGCTTATCAGAGAGATGAACAAGCAATACTGTGACCGTTGgtttgccattgttttccctgcAATGGTTGAGCTTGCAAATACAGTAGTTGGCGAACAGCTTGTCTTCCCCTATAGCTCAATAGGAGTTGTTTCAGAATTATTAAAGAAACGGCAACAGATTCTTGAAAA GGAGAAACTTGTGGATGTGCACCAAAATTCCCCACTATTGGCATATCTTGAAGCGCTGCCTGCATCTTATGATATTGATGAAGATGTTATACTTAACCAGTTGAGCAATGATGGCTCATTATTCCAATCCCCCTCCGCCACAGCACGTGCATTTATGGCCACGGGAAGCAAAGAATGCATGGCTTACTTAGTATCACTCGTACAAGGATATGATAACGGAG TTCCGAGGACCTATCCCATGGATGAAGACCTCATAAACCTTTGCGTGGTCAATCAGCTCGTACGGTTGGGCATAGCTGAGCATTTTTTCCTAGAGATAGAAGAAATCTTGGCACAAGTTTACAG GAATTATCTGAATCAAGAAGCTTGGCCGAAGATCAATTCAGACGTTGCAGCACAGTTATTCAAAAATTCACTAGCGTTTCGCCTCCTGAGGATGCATGGGTATAGTGTATCATCGG ATATGTTTTGCTGGTTCTTAAACCATGAAGATATTCGAGTCCAAATAGAAAACAACCCCGAATACTTTTCAAATGCCCTGCTTAATGTCTATAGAGCAACAGATCTCATGTTTTCAGGAGAACATGATCTTCAGGAAGCCAGATCATTTTCGAAAcaaatacttgagaaaatcttaTCACTGGGAACTAGAGATCAAACTCATCTTTCATCGCCGAACTTGCGGCAGAGAGTG ATTGAGCATGAGTTAAGTCTGCCTTGGTTTGCTCGACTGGATCACCTGGAACATAGGATGTGGATCGAGGAAAATTACTCCAATTTTCTCTGGATGGGAAAGGCTTCAACCGAAAG GTTTCCATGCTCTCATAATAGTGCACTAGTACGTCTTGCAAGGCAAAACTACGAGTTAAGGCAGTCAATCTATCAAAATGAACTGGAGGCGTTGAAAAG GTGGTCCAAGGAGTGGGGACTTACTGATATGGGATTTGGTCGAGAGAAAACTACGTATTGTTACTTTGCTATTGCTACCAGCAGTTCCTTACCTTTTGATTCAAACATACGAATGATGGTCGCAAAGAGTGCAATAGTTATTACAGTGGCTGATGATTTCTATGACACCGAAGGTTCTTTAATTGAGTTGAAAGGTCTCACCAACGCAGTTCAAAG ATGGGACGCTAAGGGCTTGAGTGGCCATAGTAAGGTTATATTTGATGCCCTTGATAATCTCGTGACTGAGATTTCAGCAGAATATTTTCAAGAAGAAGGACGTGACGTAACATCCAAGCTCCGAGATATA TGGTATGAAACCTTTTTATCATGGTTTACGGAATCGATGTGGAGTAAAACTGGATGCATACCCTCAGTGGATGAGTACCTTGAAACTGGCATGACTTCGATAGCCACACACACCCTTGTTCTTCCAGCTTCATTTTTCCTGGACCCAAGTTTTCCTAATTCCAAACTCGGGCCACCCCAATATGAGAACATTACAAAACTACTCATGATAATCGCTCGTTTGTTGAACGACACACAGAGTTACCAG AAGGAAAAAGAGCAAGGGAAAGCGAACTTCGTTTCACTCTACCTAAAAGAAAACCCGGAGGCAGACATTGAGGAGTCAATCGCTTATGTGAGAGACATACTTgatgaaaagaagaaagagttTCTCAAACAAGTTCTTATGGATGGATTTAGTGATTTTTCAAAACCATGCAAGTATCTCCACCTATCTTGTTTGAAAGTATTTCAGATGTTCTTCAACTCTGCCAATCGATACGACTCCAACATAGAAATGCTTCAGGACATTAATAAAGCAATCTATATTCCTTTGGAAGTTGGAAAAGAAAAGCAGCCTTTGAAGCCTAATCTGAAGCCAGATCTGAAGCCACTGAAGCCAATACCTCTTTATTCTGGAGCAACGAGCGACAAGCTGAAAATCAACTCTCAGTACTTTAACCGTCCCAGCTCCAAGCATTGGATGAAGGGAAGTTTTGCAACACAACAGGTCTCTAGGCTGCAGCTTGCTTCAAGAGTTAGATTTTGGGGAGTGTCTACACCACAAAAAGTTAGATTTTGCTTCACTTAA